AATCAATAGATGAGTtgtcaaacaagatttgggttaaCCACCCAAATCACACTTTTATCTCAATTTGAATCGCGTTACCCACCCAATTTCCAACAGGAAGTGCCTCCAATTTCCAACAGGAAGTGCCTCGATAGCTGGTTAGTCAATGGTTGGCCGACCATGACTAGCACATATCACCCAATGTTGAAGGTGTTGGCTCAAAGCTCTGGAAGCTTCGGAGATGAAAAAAAAATGTTTGACCTTTGGTTGAACTCATAAGCATCGGCACACGTGCAATGCTCTCTTCAAGGATTTGCCTAGCAGTAGTACATTTTTATTGGTTATATGTCATAGTGTTTGTGGTAGAATTATGAAGATTCTGCCACAAGTTTTGTAAACTGATTTGTTCGCCGGCAATGCTTAACTTTTAACTCGAAAGGAAAATAGTGAACATGGGTGCACACATACTCAGACtgattattttttttactttttattgGAAAGTCAAATATTTCTGAAACTTTTTCTGCAACAAGCATGGTCTAGCATTTTATATTTCTTGTTACCTTTCAGGCAGGCATGAACGGAGACTACGGTGCACTTGATCACCAATGTTCTCAAACATCTCGTTACAGAAGAACACACAGTATGCCCCGTTCGGTGTTTATAGGTTCGACGACGAGCCACtagacggcggcgatggtggcaggACGCCTTCCTTCTTGGCCATCTCGTACAGAGCTATGGCCGAGAGCGCCTTCGCGTCTGACGTTGAGCGCCAAAGCTGGTCGTAGGGGACCACACGCAGCTTGATGAGCTCGCCATGATCTCGCAGGCCCGTTTCCTTCCCTTGGAGAGCACTGATGGTCTCCTCATCCACATGCCCCCTGTAAAGGAACAGGCCAATCTCTTCGTCACAGCCACCCTGGTAAAAAGGGAAGCTAGTTAGTCATTGGTAGTATTGTAAAACATGTGTCAAAATTGTATCGGCATGGATCGGGAGAACTTTTCCATTCCAGGTATATGGTGCCAAAAGAACATCCCACTTATAGAAGTTTTGCTGAATCACATGCCAACTAGTACATCCCACTTATAGAAGTTTTGCTGAATCACATCCCGCTACACAGTACTCTTTGCTATGTTTCCAAGCAGCATATATAGCAGGATTATTAAGATGTGCAAAGTTATTGCCAACTGAATGCATCCGGCTGTTTTCTGCTTTTTGTGCTGCGTGCGATTCTCAACAAAAACATATGGGTATACTGAAGCAAGGAACCCAAACTACGTATGTCAATGTTATCATCAGGTCGGCCCAGTGCACATAAGCCAATCTGAGTCAAGTTATGTTATTCTTTTCCAAGCAGAAGTTACGCCTTAACTGTGAACTGAAGGGAATGCAGGCCACTTACCGGTGATGGTAGCATTCTGCACCCAGTAGTAGCAGGGTCCAGCAAAGCAGTAAGATCAACCATGTCCCCTAGATTTAACTTTATACCAGTTTCTTCTTCAACCTGCCAACAATCCAGGTATAATTACCGAACAGTGATGTATACATTAACTGAATACCTAGTGCTTCAGAAATTAAGTCGGATTCCTGGCAGTGGCAGCAAGACTGGTATATGCCTTGTGAACCTAATAGAGTTAAAACAGGGCTAGTGTTTCTCACAAGCTGCAATAGCATGCAAACTTCAGTGGATAAACTGTATATTTGGGGAAAGAAGATACTAACCTCTCGGACTGCAGTGCCAACAAAGTCACCGTTTTCATCATCTAGCATTCCAGCTGGTAGTTCCAATATAAATTTTCCAATAGGAACTCtagcctgaaaaattccaaaagggTCAATAAGAAATAGAATGCTTTGGTCTAGGAATATTCAACCATCCGCTGCAAATCACAGTAATATACCTGTTCAGTAAGAACGGCATAAATTTGCCCTTTAGACTCCAAAAGAATCAACACAGCAACAGCAGGCCCTCTTGCGAAGACAATCCCTGGAATCTAAACATATTGTCGATCAATAAGACGAACAAAAATTCACAATAAGTACTTTGGTTATGAAGGAACTGTCTAGAATAGAGATTTCACAAGCATGCAAATTAGCTCTATAGCCATCATGCTCGCAGTGCCACCAAACGGTGCTTCAGCCTATGCATATCGACTTGGCAAACcctggtgaagcacatatgttgccCACCTTGGTCCAGCCCGGCTCCTTCCCCTGTTCTTGTATCCTATTTGCACCTACCTTATGATCCCTTCTTGCTCATGTTGCTCCAAACCCTGTTTGTGTCTAGGCAATACTAATAGAGAACAAGCTAGCCATGACAAAATCACATACATTTCAGTTGGAGAAACACCATAAAATTGCATAAATCACAAACTGTTACTAGTGCCAAAAGGTTGGAGTGTCTTAAAGtaccccctccgtcccataatgtaagacgttttttgacactacaaaaaacgtcttacattatgggacggagggagtataattttgatAGGTACATCTTGATCACCTTGGATTGGGTCTCCTCGTCGACGATGTTGGCTTTGAACTTGAGGAACCCCACACGCTGCCCGAACATGTCCACCCCCTGCCCACACCGCGCGCCGTGAATTTCAGGTGCGCCGTCGGTCGATTGATTCGGGAACGACATCGTAACAGCTCAAACATTTCGATGTGAGAGTGTGAGAGGGGGAGGAGCAGACCTGGATGAGGATCTGGCGGAGGCTGAGCTTCCCGTGGGCGAGCAGGCCCCTCTCCGCCTGCAGGTTCTCCAGCCACCGCCTGAACAGCGCCGAGTCCAGCGCCTTCCTGAAGTCCACCTCGGGGAGGCCCGCCGCCGCCACGACCCGCACGGGCCCCGCCGCGCCGGGCACCTCCACGGTGGCGCCGAGCTGAGCGTCCGAAGAAGCCATGCGCACAGCCAGCGCGCCGCTCCGGCGGGGAAGGGggagggaagagaggagaggcAGCGGCGGCGCGCGGCGACGGACCAATCCGAGCAGACACTGCGCTGCTGCTGCACGTGCCGCCGCCGCCATTTTCTCTCTCTCGGGAAGCTTCGCGTCACGCGAGCCATGTGCCCCTTCACATGGGCCGGGCCGGGCAGAAGAAGCCCATTCACTGTGCCAATTTTGGCCCATCGGCCCGCTTGGCGCCTGTAACCTCGCCTCCTCTGCTCTAGGCCCAGTTCTTTTGGCGATTCTCCCATAATCTTTAGGATCAAACCTTTATCCAACTTCTCCCAGAATCTTGAACACATATTTTTTTGATAATCCTAGCTGTAAACATCCTAAACaagctaggattgtaaaaaaaaGATTTCAAGATTTTGGGAGAAGTGAGGGGAGGCTTGATTCTCAAGATTCTGGGAAAAGTGCCAAAAGAACTGGACCCTAACCCCGCGTaccagtggcggcggcggtggtggaaagaAACCAACCATCGAGCGAGGGAGCGCGGCGGGGGAGATGACAGGGAAGGGGGTGTGGCGGAGGGAGAAGAACTACCGGGTGTAGCACGGGGGCGATGCGCGGCTGCCCCCAACATTCCCCCAAGACGTCCACAAATTTAAAATCACATCCAATGCTCACACTTTGGATGTTGCCCATTTCCCCAGGGAGTTTACAAAAGCTTCCTCCAACTCCAAGCTCAAATTACCAAACCTAATTTTGAGATTTCTCAATCTTTTCATCTTGTCCAgctcattcacaaatcacaaatgcTTAGAGTGTCACCGTTGATGTCAAGCAACACTTTCATGGAGGACATGTTTCCCGatctatacaactagaactggatactagaGACACTAAATGGATGTGGTGGCTCCAGAatcgctttctcgcagggagtcaaggaaGGATCTTTGGGCGAGGCTAATATATAGTTATTACTATATGTTATGTTATTCTACTCACTTCTATTGCTGCAAGAAGGTAAAAAAAGTTTGACATGTAGGAGTATATAAAGTGTTCTATCACTATGTCATTCAGTTCTCTATACGATATATAATTGGACCCTCCTCCTTTTTcctggcttgggaccggctatgaatAATATTGAGTCTAAGCTTCACATTAATGGCATAGGCGGAGTTCCCCACTTCCCAAACTTCTAAAAAATCTACCCATCGACCAAACCCAAATACAGAAAACCTAGCACATAATTAAGTACAAGACTAGTACATGTCATAGAACCTAAAACCTATCTTTTAATGAGTTTTTAGGCAACATACCACTAGGAGATCCAAAGCAAACAATTATTTTACTTCCTTTTTTTGTCGAAACTAGTAAGATGCCAGTACTATGCTACGGAACCAAGTGAAATGATGTGGAATAGTAATGTATGGAGCCAAATATATATAGTACTTTCTCCGATCCATAATAATTGACACTGCTTTAATATGGATCTGAGGGAGTACGGAAAATATTTTTGTGAGAGAAGGTTGGGCTTTAATCAGATCAAACAAGAGTATTTGTTGTATAATGACGTCCACCCAATCATAGTTatatggaggcacacctgctgCATTACCCTACATCAAACCTTAGCTAACACGCATGAACAACTATTTGGAGCTCACCCAGACAACGCGGCAAGCTGCAAAACTATTGCATTTCTCCTTGACCTCCAGTGTTAATGATGCACACATTGATATAGCAAAATTATTAGTAATGCTACACTTACGGAATATTACAGGCGTTTTACGGAGCAGTTTGGAATTGAGACGTTGTGATTGGTTTAGTGAGGAGGAAAGGGCCCCACCCACTTGAAAATCAGGGGTGGAGAGGATTAAGGGCAGGCTCCATAATCACCCCGTAAAAGGCCCGTGGATGTAGGATTATTGCAAAATTATATTATAAAAAAATGGTCGTTATTATCTCATAATCGATAGAGTGCACCTCCAGCAGCAAACGTAGTACTCCTCGTTCATGTCCTATCGCTGACTTCCTGGGGAGGGTATCTGTTGAAATATTATGGTGGGCCTAAGGCCCatctaacaatttttgaaaatcTCTAAGGGACCATGTGGGTTTAATTGGCAttaggtgtagtgggaagtttagtcccacccggaAGTTGAAGAGGAGTTGGACCttcttataagggtttctcttccacatgctattgaagcttgagaagagaagaggccctcgcgcattcCTCCTCCGCCCCTCTTTCACATGGTATTGCTGCGGCTTCAgcctggcctactggagggtataactcgtttatcccgctcctagtGTTTTTCTGTTATAACCATGCTAGCGTTATACGTAGATGTGTCTGCCATTAGCGTAGTATATGTGCTTGTGTGATCCAGTATCAGCATTTTGTTAGTTCTGCCAATGTCATGCTAGTCTTTCATTCATGGGTTAAATTAATTGAAAAAAATGCCTACTTATTCAACAATATCTTGATCCTCTAAATTTCAGTTTTGCAAGTAATAATATAACACATCATTAGACTGAGAAAGCAGACCAGTGAATATTATACCACCAATTTCAATGGTGGATGCCGGCAATGGCATGCTTGATGATGGATTGGACACTAAAGAAGCACTTAGCTCAGGTATGGATTTTAGTAGAGTCGGTACTTACAAGCATGGGAAAATATTGTACAGTAGTAAGATATAGCAGCATGATAAAAAGTGCTTGAAGCGCACACACGCCTGCAAGGAATACGCCCTCCACGCGGTTTGGTGACGGCGACCGAGCGTGGCGACGGGTGGTGCAGCCTCCACGCGGTCTAGGCGAGCAATCGAGCAGAGCACACAGACACAGGTAGGGCCGTAGGGGTCGCAGCTTCCACGCTTGAGCTATGGTGATCCGTGAGCGAGCAGTGCCGACATCGACTGACCCTCAGCAGTGCGCTGGCTGCACGCTCGAGGCCCGAGGGACGACCGCTCAAGGCGCGGCATGAAGCCCGACGCCCGACCTCGGCGCTCGGCCTCTGCTGCTCGGTCTGTGGCCATCAACTCTGGCGAGGAGCAGAGGGGCAGCCAGGGACACCTTGAGGCGCGGCAGCTCACCTAGGAGGAATCCCGAGACGTCCTGCTCGGCCGCCGGCCCTTGCTGTTGTCCGCTGTCCAACCATGGCAGCCTAACGTGCGAAAGATGAGAGCTTCCTGCCCGGCTCCACCTGGGCGCCGTCGGGTTCAGCCTTGCCGTGGACTTGGCGCCGCCACCGCTGCACGTTGCTCTGCTACCCATCGGCTAGCTGGCGCCATGCCTCGCCGGAGCTGATGGCACAGAACCGAGCAGCAGAGGCCGAGCACTCGTGACAAGCGTAGGAATCGGCAAAGATCGGAGGCACGGTAGAAGTGAGAACTGAGCCAGTTGACAAGGCGTGGGAGTTTGCAGCCAGCTCACCAGAGTTTGAGTCTCGACTCAAGCGCTTGGTGCTCATGAAATTTTCTTCTATAAAAAAATGTCAACGGGCTAGTCTAGCCTGGGTTGGTCTTGTTTTTTTTTTTACTTTAGAAGTAGGAAAAATTAGCATATGTTATTTTAAGAACTATTCAGTACTGAATAATTAATCtacataaaagtgcatagtaatatGTATCACTAGTTTTCAAGTAAGTTGACCTACTAATGATCACAAACAGAACTATAAAAATACATTATTTTTCGTaaatttcctttttctttctttgttgTTTAAGCCAGCAAATAAGCTCAATGATGAAGGAGTGTTGAAGTGTTGATCGGTGTTGCAGTCCGCAAATGTGCATGTTTTACATACAAGAGTCTCGAACACGCCGGCCAACCTACAAAATAATGTGTTACAAAATATAAGCATGGCTTCAAAATGGTTTTATTAATGGAGTACTCTCTTCGTTCCATAATTCTTGCCGTGAACCATGACAAGAATCATGAAACGGAGGGACTAGAAAAGCAGTTTCAAATCGTTAACTGGTTTTCTTAACAGAAATATTAATATAACCTGCAGATTCTTCACTCCTCCTCAATGTGGACGTCACCGTCAGGAGCGTCTTCGGAAGAAGGAAAGATTAAGTGTCAGTCGATAAGTATATAAAGACACGGATTCATAAAAGCGGTAGGAAAGAAAATTGGTATCATGGTTTCAAAATACGCACCTTCTGGTATGCTCGGCCTGATGGAAATTTCAAAGGTGGGACGGTTAGGATGGGTGCGGAGTGTGTTCCCTAGAGCAACCTCCGCTTGCTTGGCCTCACCGACCGTCACTCCGGAACGGTCAAATCTGACAGTGACGTCCCGAAGGGATGGCAAGTTCCCCATGCTCAGATCAAAACAATATCCAACACTGCCAACTACTTCCTCTCTTGTGACCTGCAGGCCGATATCGATGACAATTACTTCAATCTTCAGCAAAGCTCCTGGCTGGAACACGACTTGGCCTGGTGAACCAGAAAAGGACGTGAATGATGTCAGACAATGGAACTCATCGGCACTGATGACTAGCAGCTTGCTTCGGCGGAGGCTCCACAAGGCGAGATTACAAAGAGCCGGTAACTTTCCAAGGGATCTCAGATCAGCCTGTTGCACTTCCTCGACGAAGATGCTTAAGTTAGAGAGTTGTGGAAGATGCAAGGGATTATTTCTTATCCATGCAGGCAGTATGGAGAACTTGACATCTCTGAATGTGGTAAATTCCCGGAGACTTCGAGGGGGCACCCAATGTTCCCCCAAGATGTCCACAAATTTAAAATCACATCCAATGCTTACACTTTGGATGTTGGCCATTTCCCCCAGGGACTTCACAAAAGCTTCCTCCAACTCCAAGCTCAAATTACCAAACCTAATTGCGAGCTTTCTCAATCTTTTCATCTTGCCCAGCTCTTTCACAATGCTTAGAGTGTCACCATTGATGTCACGCAGCACTTCCATTGAGGACATGTTTCCCAATCCATCTGGAAATCTCTTGCAGTAATGGCTAATAAGCAGGCACATCAATCTTCCCAACTTACTAATAGTAGATGGCAGTTCTTGTATATCATAATTATTACTCAAATCCAGCACCTGCAGAAATTGCAACTTTCCAACTTCTTCTGGGAGCTTAGAAATACCTGTACTGGCTAGACCTAGGTACCTTAGGTGGAATAAACTCCCCAATTCCCGAAGGTTAAGATGACAACTAGGGCCAAGATGGCATTTAGTCATATCCAATACACGTAAAACATCAAAGCTCGAGAAAGATGGCATTACACGAATAGCAGGTTCAAATGTAGCAATGGACCTCACTTGTAATATACGCCCAGATTCCAGAGGTGTGGCTTCATGTTCTTCTTTGCTAACATTTTGGAGGGAAAGCCTGTGGACGTTGCTCTGAGAAGACATAGCACCAACACCATTCACTATAGTAACGAAGTTCTCTTCCCTTGATAACAAACAAATGAGATCAAGCACCATATCATGTACACGACAAGCACATATTGTGCCTATGACGCTTTCTTTATCATATACCGGCTGGATCATGCTTTTGTTCACAAGCTCATTGAAGTATGTTTCTCCAATCTCAAAGAGACTAATTCTTCCATTTCCAGACTCGACAAAGCTTTCTGCAATCCACATCCATATTAACCCATCCTTTTTAATTTCTTGATCTTCCGGGAACATGCTTAAATATAATAAACATGTCTTCAGATGAGAAGGAAGATCATAATAGCTAAATGATAGTATCCTCATCATCTCCTCTACACTGGGGTTCTCTGTAAGTCCATGACCAATAGACTTAAGCAAAACATGCCATTCATCCTCTGGTTTTATGCATTGATCACTAGCCAAAAGACTAGCTATAGTAATGATGGCTAGTGGCACTCCACCACATTTCTTCAATATATTTGTGGACACTTCATCAAATTCAGGAGGACATCCACTCTCGCCAGAAAATATCCTTTTATAGAAGAGCCTTTTGGAATCATCATCACTAAGAGGTTCCATTTGATAAACTGAATCAGTACTAGAGGAGCAACACAATTTAGATACACTCACTATACGAGTTGTTGTGATCAACCGACTGCCAAACGTGTTACTCTTAGAGAATGCCAAGTTAATAGTGGCCCATAGTTTTTCATCCCATATATCATCAATTACAATGAGGTACCTATATCAGTTATGAAATCATTAGTGGAATGCATGTACCTATGGTAGGCCCAAGGGGGGAGAGTTTTAATATAGCATGATGAAATGGAGATATGGGTagttaatatgcaagggataagaaACAAGGACGGGCCAATTCCTAGATGActgattgtgtttttttgtgtgtgcatATAAGTACTCATGTATGCATCTATCTACATGAATTGACAGAGCACATGTATTTCATGAGAAAGAAAGTACATGTTTTCTAATATTACAACAGTGATAAGATCGATCTTCGTGATCAAGAGTTAAAACATGAAGCCCCTAGTAGGACAGTACAACATCCGTTTTAAAATAAGTGACGCTGTTTTAGTTCAGATTTGAACTGAAACAACATCACTTTTTTCGGAAGGGAGGGAATACGTACTATATTATAGTGATAGGTTGAATATACGTACATCATAATATTTGCTCTTGGCATGCTTAAATTTATATATCTCTGTCCTATTGGAttctcattttctcatagattggaAATATTTTTCAAGATAATATACAATATTAATATTAAATTTAAGTTATAAGAACTATATACACTCATTTTGTAAATACATGACATTTTATACATTGGCACATTCTCCAATATGAATCCTGAACATAAAAGTTTATATTATGCAAATAGTTTTCATTGGAAATCCAATGGTCTTTATATATTGTTTGTGCATCTGGGTTTGGAACCTATTCAAATATGAAGCCAAGCTCATTGAGTGCATGTGAGCTAAAAATTCGTTCTTATGCAATAGTAAACTGATATTTAGAATAAAGTATGGATCGGAAAATGGCTAACATTGTACATGCTATTGTATCTAAATACCGAATTAATCAAATTCTTTACAGGCACAAttatagaaatgagtgaacaaacatactaaacatgtctatatacatccgattgACACAAAAAttggaacatcttatatttatgaaccAAGGGAGTATTAGACAAGTCCATGAAACTAAATTTTAGTACTCCCTCAGTAAATTAATACAATACTTTTTAGATCACTAATTTAATGGTGTAAAAAGTCTTATACTtcgtagtttacagagggagtagttgttgAAGTCCAAATCACCGTCTAGGTGGTTGTTGGCATTGAGATTGGGGCTAAACTAAATTAAAACCATAAGTATGTGTAGATCAGTAAGCATAACTGAAGTTTGCATCACCGAGTAGGCCATTGAGCACATGTGAAAGCGTTTATGGTATCGTGATATTATATTGGCGTAGAAAGTTAAAGTTGCATCGTGAATGACCATTCTCTCCTACTGAAACCTCATTGAAATATTGCAAAATATTCTCGTTACAACATGCGGGGGGCATATCTATCTAGTTTATCAAATGAGGCAGTACAATCTATTGGATTCTTTCCGATATTTGGCCCAAAAATTTGTACTAGTTCTCAATTGTGCATACTACTACTTGTTAAAAGTATTTTTATCATGAAAGGAATAGACATATTTCCCATGGACAATGTTTGAAACAACAACAGGTAATTAAGATATTTCGCACGCAATTACGAAGGCTAGTCTGCTAGTTGGGTAACAGGTGATATGTACGTACCTCTTGTTCTGTAGACTTTCCCTGAGTTTGTTGATAAGCTGTCTTTCATTCCACAGGGTGAGATTGCTTCCGCACATGCCAAGATCAACAAGGATGTCCATGAGAACTTTCTTCCCATCAGCATTTCTACCCACTGGAACAAAAGCCCGGCAATCAAAATCTTCTTTGATATTATCATAAACTGTTTTGACAAGAGTAGTCTTGCCCAATCCTCCAAATCCTACAACGGAGACAATTTTTAACTTCTCCTTGGACAGGATGTCTCCCTCTGAGAGCAACTTCATTAGTTCTTGATCCCTTTTTCCAACAATGCCAACCAGCTCTGTCACTTCAGTGTACAGAACCCGAAGGCGAGGATCGACGGGTGTCACTGTTGTAGGCCCGCAAACAATATTGTCGACGGCGTTTCTTCCACGCCTGTTAGCAACCTCCTGGACTTGCTTATTGATGTCCTTGATCGCAGTGGCGATCTCACGGCGAGCCTTCCCCTTGGTGAACAACCTGACCATATTCTTGATGAGCCGTGCGAGCTTATTTGAGTTGGCTGCAAGCTCAGAGCCATCATGGACACGCACCAGGAACTTGTCGACGACATCCTCCATGTCAAAGGATAGCTCTCTCACCTCCCCTGCCCAGAGCTTGACCTGTATGTCGAGCTGGTCTCGCGGCACGTCACGCACCTTGCATAGGGCAGCCTGCATGCTCTTCATCTCCTTCTCGAGAGAGTCGACTTTTTTCTTGATGCTCGTCTGCAGCATGTACTCCTCCTTGAGGAGCTCGGCCAACTTGGGGAGCAGGGAGCCCATGGCGCCCGTTGCCAGATCCATGGCTATCGCTTCTTGATTGCCTTGGTTGCTTTGTTATTTGGATGACAAACGCACAATGGTTCACTGTACTTTGAATGGCGCTGCAGGGCTGCTCTTTATAGAATCCGGGCATCCGTCCGGGGCGGGCAAGTTCACGCCATCATGTAGATATTTCTCT
This portion of the Triticum dicoccoides isolate Atlit2015 ecotype Zavitan chromosome 7A, WEW_v2.0, whole genome shotgun sequence genome encodes:
- the LOC119330761 gene encoding nudix hydrolase 14, chloroplastic-like; this translates as MAAAARAAAAQCLLGLVRRRAPPLPLLSSLPLPRRSGALAVRMASSDAQLGATVEVPGAAGPVRVVAAAGLPEVDFRKALDSALFRRWLENLQAERGLLAHGKLSLRQILIQGVDMFGQRVGFLKFKANIVDEETQSKIPGIVFARGPAVAVLILLESKGQIYAVLTEQARVPIGKFILELPAGMLDDENGDFVGTAVREVEEETGIKLNLGDMVDLTALLDPATTGCRMLPSPGGCDEEIGLFLYRGHVDEETISALQGKETGLRDHGELIKLRVVPYDQLWRSTSDAKALSAIALYEMAKKEGVLPPSPPSSGSSSNL
- the LOC119332956 gene encoding disease resistance protein RGA5-like, whose translation is MDLATGAMGSLLPKLAELLKEEYMLQTSIKKKVDSLEKEMKSMQAALCKVRDVPRDQLDIQVKLWAGEVRELSFDMEDVVDKFLVRVHDGSELAANSNKLARLIKNMVRLFTKGKARREIATAIKDINKQVQEVANRRGRNAVDNIVCGPTTVTPVDPRLRVLYTEVTELVGIVGKRDQELMKLLSEGDILSKEKLKIVSVVGFGGLGKTTLVKTVYDNIKEDFDCRAFVPVGRNADGKKVLMDILVDLGMCGSNLTLWNERQLINKLRESLQNKRYLIVIDDIWDEKLWATINLAFSKSNTFGSRLITTTRIVSVSKLCCSSSTDSVYQMEPLSDDDSKRLFYKRIFSGESGCPPEFDEVSTNILKKCGGVPLAIITIASLLASDQCIKPEDEWHVLLKSIGHGLTENPSVEEMMRILSFSYYDLPSHLKTCLLYLSMFPEDQEIKKDGLIWMWIAESFVESGNGRISLFEIGETYFNELVNKSMIQPVYDKESVIGTICACRVHDMVLDLICLLSREENFVTIVNGVGAMSSQSNVHRLSLQNVSKEEHEATPLESGRILQVRSIATFEPAIRVMPSFSSFDVLRVLDMTKCHLGPSCHLNLRELGSLFHLRYLGLASTGISKLPEEVGKLQFLQVLDLSNNYDIQELPSTISKLGRLMCLLISHYCKRFPDGLGNMSSMEVLRDINGDTLSIVKELGKMKRLRKLAIRFGNLSLELEEAFVKSLGEMANIQSVSIGCDFKFVDILGEHWVPPRSLREFTTFRDVKFSILPAWIRNNPLHLPQLSNLSIFVEEVQQADLRSLGKLPALCNLALWSLRRSKLLVISADEFHCLTSFTSFSGSPGQVVFQPGALLKIEVIVIDIGLQVTREEVVGSVGYCFDLSMGNLPSLRDVTVRFDRSGVTVGEAKQAEVALGNTLRTHPNRPTFEISIRPSIPEDAPDGDVHIEEE